One genomic segment of Microtus ochrogaster isolate Prairie Vole_2 linkage group LG8, MicOch1.0, whole genome shotgun sequence includes these proteins:
- the Pcmtd2 gene encoding protein-L-isoaspartate O-methyltransferase domain-containing protein 2 isoform X1: protein MGGAVSAGEDNDELIDNLKEAQYIRTDLVEQAFRAIDRADYYLEEFKENAYKDLAWKHGNIHLSAPCIYSEVMEALDLQPGLSFLNLGSGTGYLSSMVGLILGPFGVNHGVELHSDVTEYAKQKLDVFIRTSDSFDKFDFCEPLFVTGNCLEIAPDCCQYDRVYCGAGVQKEHEEYMKNLLKVGGILVMPLEEKLTKITRTGPSAWETKKILAVSFAPLVQPCRSESGQPRLVQLPPLAVRSLQDLARLAIRGSIKRAMRQEATRGGGLKSTPMFKRRRLRRRRMETIVFLDKEVFASRISNPSDDTSCEDAEEDRREVAERTLREAKPEPPVNFLRQRVLRLPLPDPLKYYLLYYREK, encoded by the exons ATGGGCGGTGCTGTGAGTGCTGGTGAGGACAACGATGAGCTCATTGACAATTTGAAGGAAGCCCAGTACATCCGGACAGACTTAGTAGAGCAGGCTTTCCGAGCTATCGATCGAGCAGATTATTACCttgaagaatttaaagaaaatgcatacAAAGACTTGGCATGGAAGCATGGAAACATTCATCTCTCAGCCCCTTGCATCTACTCAGAGGTGATGGAGGCTCTGGATCTGCAACCTGGGCTCTCATTTCTCAATTTGGGCAGTGGTACTGGCTACCTCAGCTCCATGGTGGGCCTCATTCTAG GTCCTTTTGGTGTGAACCATGGGGTGGAGCTTCATTCAGATGTGACTGAGTATGCCAAGCAGAAACTGGATGTCTTCATCAGAACAAGTGATAGTTTTGACAA ATTTGACTTCTGTGAACCTTTGTTTGTAACTGGCAATTGCCTAGAGATTGCTCCAGATTGTTGTCAGTATGACCGTGTGTATTGTGGAGCAGGTGTGCAGAAAGAACACGAAGAGTACATGAAGAATCTTCTTAAAGTTGGAGGGATCCTTGTCATGCCCTTGGAAGAGAAG TTGACCAAGATAACACGCACAGGCCCCTCTGCTTGGGAAACAAAAAAGATTCTGGCTGTTTCCTTCGCCCCTCTGGTCCAACCCTGCCGTTCGGAGTCAGGACAACCCAGACTTGTTCAGCTAC CACCACTGGCTGTGCGCAGCCTGCAGGACCTGGCCAGGCTTGCTATCCGTGGCAGCATCAAGAGGGCTATGCGCCAGGAAGCCACCAGAGGAGGTGGACTGAAGAGCACACCTATGTTTAAAAGAAGGCGACTTCGTCGTCGGCGAATGGAGACCATTGTCTTTTTGGACAAAGAAGTCTTTGCCAGTCGAATTTCCAACCCCTCTGATGACACCAGCTGTGAGGATGCAGAGGAGGATCGGCGGGAAGTGGCAGAGAGGACCTTACGGGAGGCCAAGCCTGAGCCACCAGTAAACTTCCTTCGCCAGAGGGTATTGCGCCTCCCATTGCCCGACCCCCTGAAGTACTACCTGCTGTATTACAGGGAAAAGTGA
- the Pcmtd2 gene encoding protein-L-isoaspartate O-methyltransferase domain-containing protein 2 isoform X2: MGGAVSAGEDNDELIDNLKEAQYIRTDLVEQAFRAIDRADYYLEEFKENAYKDLAWKHGNIHLSAPCIYSEVMEALDLQPGLSFLNLGSGTGYLSSMVGLILGPFGVNHGVELHSDVTEYAKQKLDVFIRTSDSFDKFDFCEPLFVTGNCLEIAPDCCQYDRVYCGAGVQKEHEEYMKNLLKVGGILVMPLEEKLTKITRTGPSAWETKKILAVSFAPLVQPCRSESGQPRLVQLRSTPVHSTTGCAQPAGPGQACYPWQHQEGYAPGSHQRRWTEEHTYV, translated from the exons ATGGGCGGTGCTGTGAGTGCTGGTGAGGACAACGATGAGCTCATTGACAATTTGAAGGAAGCCCAGTACATCCGGACAGACTTAGTAGAGCAGGCTTTCCGAGCTATCGATCGAGCAGATTATTACCttgaagaatttaaagaaaatgcatacAAAGACTTGGCATGGAAGCATGGAAACATTCATCTCTCAGCCCCTTGCATCTACTCAGAGGTGATGGAGGCTCTGGATCTGCAACCTGGGCTCTCATTTCTCAATTTGGGCAGTGGTACTGGCTACCTCAGCTCCATGGTGGGCCTCATTCTAG GTCCTTTTGGTGTGAACCATGGGGTGGAGCTTCATTCAGATGTGACTGAGTATGCCAAGCAGAAACTGGATGTCTTCATCAGAACAAGTGATAGTTTTGACAA ATTTGACTTCTGTGAACCTTTGTTTGTAACTGGCAATTGCCTAGAGATTGCTCCAGATTGTTGTCAGTATGACCGTGTGTATTGTGGAGCAGGTGTGCAGAAAGAACACGAAGAGTACATGAAGAATCTTCTTAAAGTTGGAGGGATCCTTGTCATGCCCTTGGAAGAGAAG TTGACCAAGATAACACGCACAGGCCCCTCTGCTTGGGAAACAAAAAAGATTCTGGCTGTTTCCTTCGCCCCTCTGGTCCAACCCTGCCGTTCGGAGTCAGGACAACCCAGACTTGTTCAGCTAC GCTCTACCCCTGTCCACAGCACCACTGGCTGTGCGCAGCCTGCAGGACCTGGCCAGGCTTGCTATCCGTGGCAGCATCAAGAGGGCTATGCGCCAGGAAGCCACCAGAGGAGGTGGACTGAAGAGCACACCTATGTTTAA
- the Pcmtd2 gene encoding protein-L-isoaspartate O-methyltransferase domain-containing protein 2 isoform X3 — translation MGGAVSAGEDNDELIDNLKEAQYIRTDLVEQAFRAIDRADYYLEEFKENAYKDLAWKHGNIHLSAPCIYSEVMEALDLQPGLSFLNLGSGTGYLSSMVGLILGPFGVNHGVELHSDVTEYAKQKLDVFIRTSDSFDKFDFCEPLFVTGNCLEIAPDCCQYDRVYCGAGVQKEHEEYMKNLLKVGGILVMPLEEKIVDQDNTHRPLCLGNKKDSGCFLRPSGPTLPFGVRTTQTCSATTTGCAQPAGPGQACYPWQHQEGYAPGSHQRRWTEEHTYV, via the exons ATGGGCGGTGCTGTGAGTGCTGGTGAGGACAACGATGAGCTCATTGACAATTTGAAGGAAGCCCAGTACATCCGGACAGACTTAGTAGAGCAGGCTTTCCGAGCTATCGATCGAGCAGATTATTACCttgaagaatttaaagaaaatgcatacAAAGACTTGGCATGGAAGCATGGAAACATTCATCTCTCAGCCCCTTGCATCTACTCAGAGGTGATGGAGGCTCTGGATCTGCAACCTGGGCTCTCATTTCTCAATTTGGGCAGTGGTACTGGCTACCTCAGCTCCATGGTGGGCCTCATTCTAG GTCCTTTTGGTGTGAACCATGGGGTGGAGCTTCATTCAGATGTGACTGAGTATGCCAAGCAGAAACTGGATGTCTTCATCAGAACAAGTGATAGTTTTGACAA ATTTGACTTCTGTGAACCTTTGTTTGTAACTGGCAATTGCCTAGAGATTGCTCCAGATTGTTGTCAGTATGACCGTGTGTATTGTGGAGCAGGTGTGCAGAAAGAACACGAAGAGTACATGAAGAATCTTCTTAAAGTTGGAGGGATCCTTGTCATGCCCTTGGAAGAGAAG atagTTGACCAAGATAACACGCACAGGCCCCTCTGCTTGGGAAACAAAAAAGATTCTGGCTGTTTCCTTCGCCCCTCTGGTCCAACCCTGCCGTTCGGAGTCAGGACAACCCAGACTTGTTCAGCTAC CACCACTGGCTGTGCGCAGCCTGCAGGACCTGGCCAGGCTTGCTATCCGTGGCAGCATCAAGAGGGCTATGCGCCAGGAAGCCACCAGAGGAGGTGGACTGAAGAGCACACCTATGTTTAA